Within the Clostridium scatologenes genome, the region ACTGTGTATATTTATGCAATTGACTTTCATAATTTGTATAGTTTAATTCTATATTATATAATATTAAGCATATATATTAACTAACTATAATGAAGGTGGTAAAATGAAAGTGGAATGTAGACCAATAGGTTTTTTTGATTCTGGAGTTGGAGGAATTAGTGTATTAAAAGAAGCAGTAAAACTTTTGCCAGGAGAAGATTTTATTTATTTTGGAGATTCTAATAATGCACCATATGGTATAAAAACTGTGGAAGAAGCTAGTAAATTAACTTTTGAAGCTGTAGAATTTTTAATAAGTAAAAATATTAAGGCAGTAGTAATTGCTTGCAATACAGCAACCAGCGCTGCTATAGTAGATTTAAGAAAAAAGTATAGCATTGTAATGCCTGTAATAGGTATAGAACCAGCATTAAAGCCTGCTGTGGAATTGAAAAGAAAAGGACAAATAGTTGTAATGGCCACACCTATGACTTTGGCTGAGAGGAAATTTAATAATTTAATGAACAGATATAAAAGTCAGGCACAAATGTATCCTATGCCATGTCCTGGTCTTGTAGAATTAATAGAACAAGGCATGGTTGAAGGAGAAGCGGTGGAGAAATATCTAAGAGATAAAATAGAACCATTAAAAGAAGAAGGAATAGCAGCTATAGTTCTTGGATGTACCCACTATCCTTTTATAAAAAAGACTTTATCTAAGTTACTTAATAATGAAGTTCCAATTATAGATGGAAGCTTAGGAACTGTAAAACAATTGAAAAGAGAACTCATAAAAAGTAATTTGGCAAGTGAAAAAAGAGAAGGTGGAAAGGTAACTGTATATAATTCATTAGATAGTGATGAAATTATAAAGTTAAGTTATAAGCTATTGGAATGTGAGTAGATAATGTAACATTAACGATAGTTAATATTAATAGTTTTTAAATAAAGTTTTTTATGTGAATAATATTTATGTATTATGATATAATTCAAATAGATGATATATATGAAAAGCGAAGGGAGATTACTAAATATGAATCCATTAGTTACGATTAAAATAAAAGATGGGGGAGTAATTAAAGCTGAATTATATCCCGAAATTGCACCTAATACTGTGAATAATTTTATAAGCCTTATAAAGAAAGGCTTTTACAATGGAATAGTATTTCATAGAGTTATTCCAGGATTTATGATACAAGGAGGATGTCCTTTAGGAAATGGAACAGGAGGTCCAGGATATTCTATAAAAGGTGAATTTACAAGTAATGGCTTTAAAAATG harbors:
- the murI gene encoding glutamate racemase, whose protein sequence is MKVECRPIGFFDSGVGGISVLKEAVKLLPGEDFIYFGDSNNAPYGIKTVEEASKLTFEAVEFLISKNIKAVVIACNTATSAAIVDLRKKYSIVMPVIGIEPALKPAVELKRKGQIVVMATPMTLAERKFNNLMNRYKSQAQMYPMPCPGLVELIEQGMVEGEAVEKYLRDKIEPLKEEGIAAIVLGCTHYPFIKKTLSKLLNNEVPIIDGSLGTVKQLKRELIKSNLASEKREGGKVTVYNSLDSDEIIKLSYKLLECE